The following nucleotide sequence is from Mesobacillus jeotgali.
GCCGGTTCGAAGGGATGGGACAGTCCACATGTCTATCTAACTTTATCGATAGGCGCAGTATCACTTATCGTCTTTATCCTTCGTCAATTACGCCAGGATAATCCGATGTTGAATTTCAGGATTTATAAGTATCCAATGTTTGCTTTATCTTCAGTTATTTCGATGATCGTGACAATGGCAATGTTCTCTGGAATGCTGCTTCTGCCAATCTACGTGCAGACAATACGCGGAATTTCACCATTGGATGCGGGCTTAATGTTGTTGCCGGGTGCTATTGCCATGGCCATTATGTCTCCGATTACTGGTAAATTATTTGATAAGTTTGGCGGCCGCGCTATGGCTGTCATCGGTTTGATCATTACGCTAGTGACGAGCTACTATTTCAGCAAGCTTTCAATGGAAACAACTTATACTCAGCTGATCATCCTTTATACAGTTCGTATGTTCGGCATGTCGATGGTTAATATGCCTGTTAACACAAATGGACTAAACCAGCTGCCAGCTCGTTATTATCCACACGGCACAGCAATGAACAATACGCTGCAGCAGGTTTCTGGTGCAATTGGAACAGCCTTGCTGGTTACGGTGATGTCAATGCGTGCAGAATCCTATGGCAAAGAACTAGCAGCCTCAGCACTCAAAGAAGCTGCTGCAGCAGGTAAAGCTGTAACTCCTGCCGTAAAAGCGGAAATGGAGCAGCAGATTGCCATGCAAGCGATGCTGCAGGGAATCAATGACGCATTTTTTGTCACTGTATTCTTGTCAGCGATTGCGTTGGTGCTTGCTTTCTTTATCAAACGAGCAACACAGGCAGAGGACACAAT
It contains:
- a CDS encoding DHA2 family efflux MFS transporter permease subunit, which encodes MEQNMKTPDKPPYGILAVLIVGAFIAFLNNTLLNIALPSIMTDLEVEATTVQWLTTGFMLISGIMIPLSAYLIQKYSVRNLFLTAMGLFTLGTILSGAAHIFPILLAGRMIQASGTAIMMPLLMNVMLISFPIEKRGTAMGVFGLVLMFAPAIGPTLSGWLIEHYDWRMLFHFVTPIAATVLLLGFFLLKDKKEKVHMRLDIISLSLSSVGFGGLLYGFSSAGSKGWDSPHVYLTLSIGAVSLIVFILRQLRQDNPMLNFRIYKYPMFALSSVISMIVTMAMFSGMLLLPIYVQTIRGISPLDAGLMLLPGAIAMAIMSPITGKLFDKFGGRAMAVIGLIITLVTSYYFSKLSMETTYTQLIILYTVRMFGMSMVNMPVNTNGLNQLPARYYPHGTAMNNTLQQVSGAIGTALLVTVMSMRAESYGKELAASALKEAAAAGKAVTPAVKAEMEQQIAMQAMLQGINDAFFVTVFLSAIALVLAFFIKRATQAEDTIGKKAPAKKPSHKLVNN